A genome region from Streptomyces sp. S4.7 includes the following:
- a CDS encoding glycoside hydrolase family 65 protein, which translates to MSTARTDGGRTAHAWTWTYEGYDPERERLREALCTLGNGYFATRGAASETSEGPSHRPGTYAAGVHNRLTSTVAGRRVENEDMVNLPDWLPLRYRVRVEGACPGPWLSPDGPELIEHGQTLDLRHGTLTRRSLYTVAGERGAGRLRVEQHRLVHMGEPHLAAQRTSFTAEGWTGEVEVESAIDGDVRNEGVDRYADLANRHLTRWSTGDGADAGAGTVWLCCHTLDSHIRIALAARTRVAGRRGAAPRRNTAPRTRLTDRRAVQILTVPVESGESVAVDKTVALHTSRDPATSGPLTAATEAVRRAPGFPRLLASHHRAWRQIWRRAALDVPGEAGVILRLHLFHVLQTLSPHTVDLDVGVPARGLHGEAYRGHVFWDELFVLPYLNLHFPEVSRALLGYRYRRLPAACRAARDVGRAGAMYPWQSGSDGREESQELHLNPRSGRWLPDHSRLQHHVGSAIAYNVWQYAQASGDTAFLYGEGAEILIQVARFWADSAVWDPSLERYRVRGVVGPDEYHDAYPDAPAPGLDDNAYTNVTAAWVLTRALELSRALPPSRGQELFERLRLAPAEHDRWDDIAHRLHVPYHGGVISQFEGYGDLAELDWDRYRDQYGDIRRLDRILEAEGDSVNRYKASKQADVLMLGHLFPPRELADLFRQLGHRLDDESWRATIDYYLPRTSHGSTLSALVSAWVLARARRDEAWAYAEEALIGDVADIQGGTTAEGIHLGAMAGTLDFVQRCLTGLEARDDGLWLDPAPLPQLSKFRVGVRYRDHWDVDLRIRAQRVRVGVPGSAEGPVRVVLGDRESAVPPGTARWLDLPGPDPHGLDPRAGPVSRVSRVSRARGRRRR; encoded by the coding sequence TTGAGCACCGCGCGGACGGACGGTGGCCGGACCGCGCATGCCTGGACATGGACGTACGAGGGATACGACCCGGAGCGCGAACGCCTGCGTGAAGCCCTGTGCACCCTGGGCAACGGCTACTTCGCCACCCGCGGAGCGGCGTCCGAGACGTCCGAGGGCCCCTCGCACCGGCCGGGCACCTACGCGGCGGGCGTCCACAACCGGTTGACGTCCACCGTCGCGGGACGCCGGGTCGAGAACGAGGACATGGTCAACCTGCCGGACTGGCTGCCGCTGCGCTACCGCGTACGAGTCGAAGGGGCGTGCCCCGGGCCGTGGTTGTCGCCCGACGGTCCCGAGCTGATCGAGCACGGGCAGACGCTGGACCTCCGGCACGGCACACTCACGCGGCGGTCGCTCTACACGGTGGCGGGGGAGCGCGGCGCGGGCCGGCTGCGCGTGGAGCAGCACCGGCTGGTTCATATGGGCGAGCCGCATCTGGCCGCGCAGCGGACCTCGTTCACCGCCGAGGGCTGGACGGGCGAGGTGGAGGTCGAGTCGGCGATCGACGGCGACGTACGGAACGAGGGGGTCGACCGCTACGCGGACCTCGCGAACCGGCATCTGACCCGGTGGAGCACGGGCGACGGCGCCGATGCCGGAGCCGGCACGGTGTGGCTGTGCTGCCACACGCTCGACTCCCACATCCGTATCGCGCTGGCCGCACGGACCCGGGTGGCCGGCCGCCGCGGCGCCGCGCCCCGTCGTAACACCGCGCCCCGTACGCGCCTCACCGACCGGCGGGCCGTGCAGATCCTGACGGTCCCCGTGGAGAGCGGCGAGTCGGTGGCCGTCGACAAGACGGTGGCGCTCCACACCTCGCGCGATCCGGCGACAAGCGGTCCCCTCACGGCCGCGACCGAAGCCGTACGGCGCGCGCCGGGCTTTCCCCGTCTGCTCGCCTCGCACCACCGCGCCTGGCGGCAGATCTGGCGGCGGGCGGCCCTCGACGTGCCGGGGGAGGCGGGCGTGATCCTGCGTCTGCACCTGTTCCACGTACTCCAGACGCTCTCCCCGCACACCGTGGACCTGGATGTCGGGGTACCCGCGAGGGGCCTGCACGGCGAGGCGTACCGCGGTCATGTCTTCTGGGACGAACTGTTCGTCCTGCCCTATCTGAACCTGCACTTCCCGGAGGTCTCCCGCGCGCTGCTCGGCTACCGGTACCGGCGGCTGCCCGCGGCATGCCGCGCCGCGCGGGACGTGGGACGCGCGGGGGCGATGTACCCCTGGCAGAGCGGGAGCGACGGGCGCGAGGAGTCGCAGGAGCTCCATCTCAATCCGCGCTCGGGCCGCTGGCTGCCGGACCACTCCCGCCTCCAGCACCACGTCGGATCGGCGATCGCGTACAACGTGTGGCAGTACGCGCAGGCCAGCGGCGACACGGCGTTCCTGTACGGCGAGGGCGCGGAGATCCTCATCCAGGTCGCCCGCTTCTGGGCGGACTCGGCGGTCTGGGACCCCTCGCTGGAGCGGTATCGCGTCCGGGGTGTCGTCGGTCCCGACGAGTACCACGACGCCTACCCGGACGCCCCGGCGCCGGGACTCGACGACAACGCGTACACGAACGTCACCGCGGCGTGGGTACTGACCCGCGCTCTGGAACTCAGCCGCGCCCTGCCGCCCTCGCGAGGACAGGAGCTCTTCGAGCGCCTTCGGCTGGCTCCGGCCGAGCACGACCGCTGGGACGACATCGCACACCGCCTCCATGTGCCGTACCACGGTGGCGTCATCAGCCAGTTCGAGGGATACGGGGACCTCGCCGAACTCGACTGGGACCGGTACCGCGACCAGTACGGCGACATCCGCCGGCTGGACCGCATCCTGGAGGCCGAGGGGGACTCGGTCAACCGGTACAAGGCGTCGAAACAGGCGGACGTGCTGATGCTCGGCCATCTCTTCCCCCCGCGGGAACTCGCGGATCTCTTCCGGCAGCTCGGCCACCGGCTCGACGACGAGTCGTGGCGCGCCACGATCGACTACTACCTGCCACGCACCAGCCACGGATCGACGCTCAGCGCTCTGGTCAGCGCGTGGGTGCTGGCCAGGGCGCGCAGGGACGAGGCATGGGCGTACGCCGAGGAGGCCCTCATCGGGGACGTCGCGGACATCCAGGGCGGCACCACGGCCGAGGGCATCCATCTGGGCGCGATGGCGGGCACCCTGGATTTCGTACAGCGCTGTCTGACCGGTCTGGAGGCCCGCGACGACGGGCTGTGGCTCGACCCCGCGCCGCTGCCCCAGCTGTCGAAGTTCCGGGTCGGCGTCCGCTACCGCGACCACTGGGACGTGGACCTGCGGATCCGGGCGCAGCGGGTACGGGTGGGCGTACCGGGATCGGCGGAGGGTCCCGTACGCGTCGTGCTCGGCGACCGCGAATCGGCCGTCCCGCCCGGCACCGCCCGCTGGCTCGATCTGCCGGGGCCCGATCCGCACGGGCTCGATCCGCGCGCCGGCCCGGTCAGTCGGGTCAGTCGGGTCAGTCGGGCACGAGGACGGCGGCGCCGTTGA
- a CDS encoding phosphoketolase family protein translates to MRDASTSVHDPATDSASGPVTGRGTGPVTDEELANLVAHWRAANYLAVGQIYLMGNPLLDEPLRPEHIKPRLLGHWGTSPGLNLVHTHLNRVIKARNRDALCVWGPGHGGPAVLANSWLEGSYSETYPDIGRDTDGMARLFRQFSFPGGVPSHVAPETPGSIHEGGELGYSLSHAYGAAFDNPGLLVGCVIGDGEAETGPLAASWHSNKFLDPVRDGAVLPILHLNGYKIANPTVLARIPEQELDDLLRGYGHEVLHVTGDDPYAVHRAMAEAMDTALDTIALIQRTAREDGVTERPRWPVIVLRTPKGWTGPATVDGLPVEGTWRSHQVPLPAVRENPDHLRQLEAWLRSYRPEELFDRDGRPLPEVLACVPEGARRLGATPYANGGLLLRELPVPALEPYAVQVDRPGASLHEPTQVLGDLLESVMEATTERRDFRVVGPDETASNRLQSLYGATGKAWQATALPVDEHLDRHGRVMEILSEHTCQGWLEGYLLTGRHGFFSCYEAFVHIVDSMVNQHIKWLKVSRALPWRRPIASLNYLLTSHVWRQDHNGFSHQDPGFVDHVLNKSPEVVRVYLPPDTNTLLSVAEHVLHSRDYVNVVVAGKQPTFDWLTLDEARAHCARGAGVWDWAGTEREGDEPDVVLACAGDVPTQEVLAAAQLIRHHLPRLALRVVNVVDLARLLPETEHPHGLSDSQYDALFTRDRPVIFAYHGYPWLIHRLAYRRNGHPNLHVRGYRETGTTTTPFDMVVLNNMDRYQLVMDVIDRVPGLAVRATRARQAMEDARLRHHTWIREHGTDLPEVADWTWHPVTHGGDGPLR, encoded by the coding sequence ATGCGAGACGCGAGTACGTCGGTGCACGACCCGGCCACCGATTCGGCCAGCGGCCCCGTGACGGGCCGGGGCACCGGCCCGGTGACCGACGAGGAACTGGCGAACCTGGTGGCGCACTGGCGCGCCGCCAACTATCTGGCGGTCGGCCAGATCTACCTCATGGGCAATCCGCTCCTCGACGAACCGCTGCGCCCGGAGCACATCAAGCCCCGACTCCTCGGCCACTGGGGCACCTCTCCAGGACTCAACCTGGTCCACACCCACCTCAACCGCGTGATCAAGGCCCGGAACCGTGACGCCCTGTGCGTCTGGGGGCCGGGCCACGGCGGCCCCGCGGTGCTGGCCAACTCCTGGCTGGAGGGAAGCTACTCCGAGACGTACCCCGACATCGGGCGTGACACGGACGGCATGGCCCGCCTCTTCCGTCAGTTCTCCTTCCCCGGCGGGGTACCCAGCCACGTGGCACCCGAGACGCCCGGATCGATCCACGAGGGCGGAGAACTCGGCTACTCCCTCTCCCACGCCTACGGCGCCGCCTTCGACAATCCCGGTCTTCTGGTCGGATGCGTCATCGGCGACGGCGAGGCGGAAACCGGCCCCCTGGCGGCGTCGTGGCACTCCAACAAGTTCCTCGACCCGGTCCGCGACGGCGCCGTTCTCCCGATCCTCCACCTCAACGGCTACAAGATCGCCAATCCGACGGTGCTCGCCCGCATCCCCGAGCAGGAGCTGGACGACCTGCTGCGCGGCTACGGTCACGAGGTACTGCACGTCACGGGAGACGATCCGTACGCCGTGCACCGCGCCATGGCCGAGGCCATGGACACCGCGCTGGACACGATCGCCCTCATCCAGCGCACCGCACGGGAGGACGGAGTCACCGAACGCCCCCGCTGGCCGGTGATCGTCCTGCGCACACCCAAGGGCTGGACCGGACCGGCCACGGTGGACGGGCTGCCGGTCGAGGGCACCTGGCGCTCCCATCAGGTGCCGCTGCCCGCCGTACGCGAGAACCCCGACCATCTGCGGCAGTTGGAGGCGTGGCTGCGCTCCTACCGGCCGGAGGAGCTCTTCGACCGTGACGGCCGTCCGCTCCCGGAGGTGCTGGCCTGCGTCCCCGAGGGCGCGCGCCGGCTCGGCGCGACCCCGTACGCCAACGGCGGTCTGCTGCTGCGGGAGCTGCCCGTCCCGGCCCTGGAGCCGTACGCCGTGCAGGTCGACCGTCCCGGCGCGTCCCTGCACGAACCGACGCAGGTGCTGGGCGACCTGCTCGAATCGGTCATGGAGGCCACCACCGAGCGCCGTGACTTCCGCGTCGTCGGTCCGGACGAGACCGCGTCCAACCGGCTCCAGTCGCTGTACGGAGCCACGGGAAAGGCGTGGCAGGCCACGGCACTGCCGGTGGACGAGCACCTCGACCGGCACGGCCGCGTCATGGAGATCCTCTCCGAACACACCTGCCAGGGCTGGCTGGAGGGTTACCTCCTCACCGGGCGCCACGGGTTCTTCTCCTGCTACGAGGCCTTCGTGCACATCGTGGACTCGATGGTCAACCAGCACATCAAGTGGCTGAAGGTGTCCCGCGCCCTGCCCTGGCGCCGGCCGATCGCCTCCCTCAACTACCTGCTCACCTCGCACGTCTGGCGCCAGGACCACAACGGCTTCTCCCACCAGGACCCCGGCTTCGTCGACCACGTGCTGAACAAGAGCCCCGAAGTCGTACGGGTCTATCTGCCGCCGGACACCAACACCCTGCTCTCCGTCGCCGAGCACGTCCTGCACAGCCGCGACTACGTCAACGTCGTCGTCGCCGGCAAGCAGCCCACCTTCGACTGGCTCACCCTGGACGAGGCACGCGCGCACTGCGCACGCGGCGCGGGCGTCTGGGACTGGGCCGGCACCGAACGGGAGGGGGACGAGCCCGATGTGGTGCTCGCCTGTGCCGGAGACGTACCGACCCAGGAGGTGCTCGCCGCCGCCCAGCTGATCCGTCACCACCTTCCCCGACTCGCGCTCCGTGTGGTCAACGTGGTCGATCTGGCCCGGCTGCTTCCCGAGACGGAACATCCGCACGGACTGTCCGACAGCCAGTACGACGCCCTGTTCACCCGCGACCGGCCGGTGATCTTCGCGTACCACGGCTATCCGTGGCTGATCCACCGGCTCGCCTACCGCCGTAACGGCCACCCGAATCTGCACGTACGCGGCTACCGGGAGACCGGCACCACCACGACCCCGTTCGACATGGTGGTGCTCAACAACATGGACCGGTACCAGCTCGTCATGGACGTCATCGACCGTGTCCCCGGGCTCGCGGTCCGGGCCACGCGGGCGCGACAGGCCATGGAGGACGCCCGACTCCGCCACCACACCTGGATCCGGGAGCACGGGACCGACCTTCCCGAGGTGGCCGACTGGACCTGGCACCCCGTCACCCACGGCGGCGACGGGCCCCTGCGTTGA
- a CDS encoding response regulator transcription factor produces MSEVREFSPSNPIRVFLLDDHEVVRRGVQDLLDAEPDIEVVGDTGTAAHTLARGPALRPDVAVLDVRIPDGDGITVCRELRSLMPHLACLMLTSFDDDDALLDAIMAGAAGYVLKEIKGSDLVAAVRTVASGQSMLDPATTTRLMKSLRGEEDGTASEQDALSQLSPREREILVLIGEGLTNREIGGRLYLSEKTVKNHISRLLAKLGVERRIQAAVLATQAASHAEGHVGRPDGLAGGGR; encoded by the coding sequence ATGAGCGAGGTGCGGGAGTTCTCGCCGTCGAACCCGATCCGGGTTTTCCTGCTCGACGACCATGAGGTCGTACGGCGCGGCGTACAGGACCTTCTCGACGCGGAGCCCGACATCGAGGTGGTCGGCGACACGGGCACGGCCGCCCATACGCTGGCCCGGGGCCCGGCCCTGCGCCCGGATGTCGCCGTGCTCGACGTACGGATTCCGGACGGTGACGGAATCACCGTCTGCCGCGAGCTGCGCTCCCTGATGCCCCACCTCGCGTGTCTGATGCTGACGTCGTTCGACGACGACGACGCGCTCCTCGACGCGATCATGGCCGGGGCCGCGGGGTACGTGCTGAAGGAGATCAAGGGGTCGGACCTGGTCGCGGCCGTACGGACGGTCGCCTCCGGCCAGTCCATGCTCGACCCGGCGACCACGACCCGGCTGATGAAGAGTCTTCGCGGCGAGGAGGACGGGACGGCGTCCGAGCAGGACGCCCTGTCGCAGCTCTCCCCCCGTGAGCGGGAGATCCTCGTACTGATCGGCGAAGGACTCACCAACCGTGAGATCGGCGGACGCCTCTATCTGTCCGAGAAGACCGTCAAGAACCACATCTCGCGGCTGCTGGCCAAGCTCGGCGTCGAGCGGCGCATCCAGGCCGCCGTTCTCGCCACGCAGGCGGCCTCCCACGCGGAGGGTCATGTCGGCCGGCCCGACGGGCTCGCGGGCGGGGGACGCTGA
- a CDS encoding cyclic nucleotide-binding domain-containing protein, whose translation MTTTLMNALPGQGRERLMKCSRPVSFAAGTRIFEDRGPADRFWVIRTGAVNLDLHGPGQNAGTLEMLGHGDLLGWSWLVPPYTWRLGAEAFSMVRADEFDARAVRALCDEDPVLGLELTRRVLEVVADRLQATRVRLLGVYAHGNESALPVE comes from the coding sequence ATGACCACGACCCTGATGAACGCTCTGCCCGGCCAGGGACGGGAGCGTCTGATGAAATGCTCGCGTCCGGTGTCCTTCGCGGCGGGCACCCGGATCTTCGAGGACCGGGGCCCGGCGGACCGGTTCTGGGTCATCCGCACGGGCGCCGTCAATCTCGATCTGCACGGTCCCGGCCAGAACGCGGGCACGCTGGAGATGCTGGGCCACGGTGACCTGCTGGGATGGTCGTGGCTGGTACCGCCGTACACCTGGCGGCTGGGTGCCGAGGCGTTCAGCATGGTCCGGGCCGACGAGTTCGACGCCCGCGCCGTACGCGCCCTGTGCGACGAGGACCCCGTCCTCGGTCTGGAGCTGACCCGCCGGGTGCTGGAAGTGGTGGCGGACCGGTTGCAGGCGACCCGGGTACGTCTGCTGGGTGTGTACGCGCACGGCAACGAGAGCGCGCTGCCGGTCGAGTGA
- a CDS encoding GAF domain-containing protein: protein MGDGTGTDGDDVPERQDVLPAELRAQLGAVQHGNPESVQSLLQAVLSVGRELDLPQVLRRIVEAAVVLVDAEYGALGVVEEDTRLSQFLTVGVDPDRAAAIGHLPEGHGILGELIRHPRPLRLSDLTSHPASYGFPPNHPPMHSFLGVPIRVRDNVFGNLYLTEKRGGGDFDDDDETVLSALAVAAGLAIENARLYETARDRQSWLRANAEVVADLLSGADETQVLRLIVDQARHILSADLGVLALPGRDGTSLRVALAAGVDADAHQGLLLPRHGSFVGAALHAGEPLISADVEHDTRITAGPPRWGGLGPAVAVPMIASEEARGVLLLVRLRSGALFTQAETAPLQTFAAQAALAMELAERRRAAEQMTVLEDRDRIARDLHDLAIQRLFATGMTLQSVVRFVEHPGAQERLLRAVDDLDETIKIIRSTIFGLRVREAGRANRGLRGRVTDTVQQAVRPLGFTPSLRMEGLLDTDVPPEAAEHAVAVLAEALSNVARHARAASASVSLVVRGGVLTLTVSDDGVGIGAESRRSGLTNLEKRAHGLGGTMTLDAPGDGGTRLVWTVPVVAR from the coding sequence GTGGGCGACGGCACGGGCACGGACGGCGACGACGTCCCGGAACGGCAGGACGTGCTGCCCGCCGAGTTGCGGGCGCAGCTCGGCGCCGTACAGCACGGCAATCCCGAATCGGTGCAGAGCCTGCTCCAGGCCGTGCTCTCCGTCGGACGGGAGCTGGACCTCCCTCAGGTGCTGCGGCGCATCGTGGAGGCCGCGGTGGTGCTGGTGGACGCCGAGTACGGAGCCCTGGGCGTCGTGGAGGAGGACACGCGCCTCTCCCAGTTCCTGACGGTCGGCGTCGACCCGGACAGGGCAGCCGCCATCGGACACCTTCCCGAAGGACACGGCATCCTGGGTGAACTCATCCGCCACCCACGGCCGTTGCGTCTGTCGGACCTGACGAGTCATCCGGCGTCCTACGGGTTTCCGCCGAACCATCCGCCCATGCACTCGTTCCTCGGTGTGCCGATCAGGGTCCGCGACAACGTGTTCGGAAACCTCTACCTGACCGAGAAGCGCGGCGGCGGAGACTTCGACGACGACGACGAGACCGTCCTGTCCGCTCTCGCCGTGGCGGCCGGGCTGGCGATCGAGAACGCACGGCTCTACGAGACCGCGCGGGACAGACAGAGCTGGCTGCGGGCCAACGCCGAAGTGGTGGCCGATCTGCTGTCCGGAGCGGACGAGACACAGGTGCTGCGGCTGATCGTCGACCAGGCGCGCCACATCCTCTCCGCCGACCTCGGGGTGCTGGCCCTCCCCGGCAGGGACGGCACGTCGCTGCGTGTCGCTCTCGCCGCCGGAGTCGACGCCGACGCCCACCAAGGTCTGCTGCTGCCCCGGCACGGTTCGTTCGTCGGCGCCGCTCTGCACGCCGGAGAGCCGCTCATCAGCGCCGATGTGGAGCACGACACCCGGATTACCGCGGGACCGCCGCGCTGGGGCGGTCTGGGACCGGCCGTCGCGGTGCCGATGATCGCCAGCGAGGAGGCGCGGGGTGTCCTGCTGCTGGTCAGGCTCCGCTCCGGCGCGCTGTTCACACAGGCCGAGACGGCGCCCCTCCAGACGTTCGCCGCGCAGGCGGCACTGGCCATGGAGCTCGCCGAGCGTCGGCGCGCCGCCGAGCAGATGACCGTGCTGGAGGACCGGGACCGGATCGCCCGGGATCTGCACGATCTGGCGATCCAGCGGCTGTTCGCCACGGGGATGACCCTCCAGAGCGTCGTCCGGTTCGTCGAGCACCCCGGTGCGCAGGAGCGGCTGCTGCGGGCCGTGGACGACCTCGACGAGACCATCAAGATCATTCGCTCGACGATCTTCGGACTGCGGGTCCGTGAGGCCGGGCGTGCCAACCGCGGGCTGCGGGGGCGCGTCACCGACACGGTCCAGCAGGCGGTGCGCCCGCTCGGCTTCACGCCGTCCCTGCGCATGGAGGGCCTGCTCGACACGGATGTTCCTCCGGAGGCCGCCGAGCACGCCGTCGCCGTACTCGCGGAGGCGCTCAGCAACGTCGCGCGGCACGCGCGGGCCGCCTCCGCGTCGGTGTCGCTGGTGGTCCGCGGCGGCGTCCTGACGCTGACGGTGTCGGACGACGGGGTGGGCATCGGGGCGGAGAGCCGGAGGAGCGGGCTGACGAACCTCGAAAAGCGGGCGCACGGGCTGGGCGGCACCATGACGCTCGACGCACCGGGCGACGGGGGGACGCGGCTCGTATGGACGGTGCCGGTCGTCGCGCGGTGA
- a CDS encoding pyridoxamine 5'-phosphate oxidase family protein — MTGTREDHGFRPDAPVPHRSDLGRRVAARRQEMGLTREDVAVRAGSAPGYIQYLEEWAAAPGTGFLLRLADALETTVTELVGGTADLPPGLGAAGRNSELTVLDERECRRLLSTHGVGRVAVTQHGAPAVYPVNYTVDGDLVAFRTSPEAAPAAARDQEVAFEVDHIDEAFSQGWSVLVIGDGRAVTDPDLVLRLEERAHTTPWAGGDRGLWIGVTPTEITGRRIRQRQNRRP; from the coding sequence ATGACCGGCACGCGGGAGGACCATGGTTTCCGGCCCGACGCCCCCGTACCGCATCGGTCCGATCTCGGCCGGCGGGTGGCGGCCCGGCGCCAGGAGATGGGGCTGACGCGTGAGGACGTCGCGGTGCGGGCGGGCTCGGCCCCCGGCTACATCCAGTACCTGGAGGAGTGGGCGGCGGCGCCCGGGACCGGCTTCCTGCTGCGTCTGGCCGACGCACTGGAGACCACGGTCACGGAGCTGGTCGGCGGGACGGCCGATCTTCCGCCGGGCCTGGGGGCGGCGGGGAGGAATTCGGAGCTGACCGTGCTGGACGAGCGGGAGTGCCGACGGCTCCTGTCCACCCACGGGGTGGGAAGAGTGGCCGTGACCCAGCACGGTGCGCCCGCGGTGTATCCCGTGAACTACACGGTCGACGGCGATCTGGTGGCCTTCAGGACATCACCGGAAGCGGCGCCGGCGGCGGCCCGGGACCAGGAGGTCGCGTTCGAGGTGGACCACATCGACGAGGCGTTCAGCCAGGGCTGGAGCGTCCTCGTCATCGGTGACGGCCGCGCGGTGACCGATCCCGATCTCGTACTGCGCCTGGAAGAACGGGCTCATACGACGCCGTGGGCCGGCGGCGACCGCGGCCTGTGGATCGGGGTCACTCCGACCGAGATCACCGGGCGCCGGATCCGGCAGCGGCAGAACCGGCGCCCGTGA
- a CDS encoding universal stress protein yields MNRVVTVGLDGTPESLTAARWAAREAELRGVTLRMMHAWVLLSEEWDQPPAVEDDPNYWPKWIVEQARGSVGSLHPGLPVVEDLVAEDPVDALLAAAEESELLVLGSRDMAPLASYFLGDVGLHIMVRARAPTVFVRERDDSVPAADEGDVAVALGLHGPCDELLEFAFTTAARRGATLRAVHGRNLPASAYTRGGVVADPYLPGVVIRGAQRELADTLRPWREKYPDVRVVDTVRAESPARALVRGAAGAGLLVVGRRERHPRTAVRVGNVLGAAVHHAPCPVAIVPHG; encoded by the coding sequence ATGAACCGTGTCGTCACCGTCGGTCTCGACGGCACGCCCGAATCCCTCACCGCCGCCCGCTGGGCCGCGCGGGAGGCGGAACTGCGCGGGGTGACCCTGCGGATGATGCACGCGTGGGTGCTGCTCTCCGAGGAGTGGGACCAGCCGCCCGCGGTGGAGGACGACCCGAACTACTGGCCGAAGTGGATCGTCGAGCAGGCGCGCGGAAGCGTCGGGTCGCTCCACCCCGGCCTGCCCGTCGTCGAGGACCTGGTGGCGGAGGATCCGGTGGACGCGCTGCTGGCGGCGGCGGAGGAATCGGAGCTGCTGGTGCTCGGCTCGCGGGACATGGCACCTCTGGCGAGCTACTTCCTCGGCGACGTCGGACTGCACATCATGGTGCGGGCGCGGGCCCCGACCGTGTTCGTGCGGGAGCGTGACGACTCCGTACCGGCGGCCGACGAGGGCGACGTGGCGGTGGCCCTGGGTCTGCACGGCCCGTGCGACGAACTGCTGGAGTTCGCGTTCACCACCGCGGCCCGGCGCGGTGCGACGCTGCGCGCCGTGCACGGCAGGAACCTGCCCGCCTCCGCCTACACACGGGGCGGCGTCGTCGCCGACCCGTACCTCCCCGGCGTCGTCATCAGGGGCGCCCAACGGGAACTGGCCGACACCCTGCGCCCCTGGCGCGAGAAGTACCCCGACGTGCGGGTGGTCGACACCGTGCGGGCCGAGAGCCCGGCGAGGGCCCTCGTACGGGGAGCGGCGGGCGCCGGCCTCCTCGTCGTCGGCCGCCGGGAGAGACACCCGAGGACCGCGGTACGCGTGGGCAATGTCCTGGGGGCGGCCGTGCACCACGCACCGTGCCCGGTCGCGATCGTCCCGCACGGCTGA
- a CDS encoding universal stress protein — MEVPVVAGVDGSQGSLRALDWAVAEAAGRGLPLRIVHASVWEHYEGVRSGLAADRPSEQVYAETLVAMSQERARSLSAEVEVTTDIRPEEPVTALLEEADDAALLVLGSRGHGPVAGMLLGSVSLSVAARARCPAVVVRGRGPDARQPSRPGDGHVVLGVGDTAASGATARFALRAARSRGCELVAVRAWHGPRHPTVPHSPSDSDQLTARRRQAGRYVDTALAVGEGLAEVTVRRKVVRGTAHQTLLETAAPADLIVVGARRRHGAFGLQLGQVDHAMLHYAPCPVAIVPEREQGGAV, encoded by the coding sequence ATGGAGGTTCCGGTGGTCGCGGGAGTCGACGGATCGCAGGGCAGCCTCCGCGCGCTGGACTGGGCGGTGGCCGAAGCGGCGGGCCGCGGCCTGCCGCTGAGAATCGTCCACGCGTCCGTCTGGGAGCACTACGAGGGAGTACGGTCGGGGCTCGCCGCGGACCGTCCGTCCGAGCAGGTGTACGCCGAGACTCTGGTCGCCATGTCGCAGGAGCGCGCGCGGAGTCTGTCCGCCGAGGTGGAGGTGACCACCGACATCCGGCCCGAGGAGCCCGTGACGGCGCTTCTGGAGGAGGCGGACGACGCCGCTCTGCTCGTGCTGGGCTCCCGGGGACACGGCCCGGTCGCCGGCATGCTGCTGGGCTCCGTGAGTCTGTCCGTCGCCGCGCGGGCGCGCTGCCCGGCCGTCGTGGTCCGCGGCCGGGGGCCGGACGCGCGGCAGCCGTCGCGGCCCGGCGACGGGCACGTCGTTCTCGGGGTCGGGGACACCGCCGCGAGCGGCGCCACGGCGCGCTTCGCGTTGCGTGCGGCGCGGTCGAGGGGGTGCGAACTCGTCGCCGTACGCGCCTGGCACGGCCCCCGTCATCCGACCGTGCCCCATTCGCCCTCCGACAGTGATCAGTTGACGGCTCGTCGGCGACAGGCGGGCCGGTACGTGGACACCGCCCTCGCTGTGGGTGAGGGCCTCGCCGAGGTGACCGTCCGTCGGAAGGTCGTGCGGGGCACGGCCCACCAGACGCTGCTGGAGACGGCGGCCCCCGCGGATCTGATCGTCGTCGGTGCCCGCCGGCGGCACGGGGCCTTCGGCCTTCAGCTCGGGCAGGTCGATCACGCGATGCTGCACTACGCGCCCTGTCCCGTCGCGATCGTCCCGGAGCGGGAGCAGGGAGGCGCGGTATGA